The DNA segment gcagccaccagcctacgacacagccacagccacagcaacttggaatcttagccgaatctgcgacctacaccacagctcagagcaatgctggtccttaacccactgagtgaggccagggatcaaactggcatcctcatgaataagAGTTGGGCtcaatactgctgagccacaatgggaactcccccagtgaattttcaatttctacaaggccctcatttttttttttttttaccacagccaaagcatgtggattcccaggccagggatcacacctgtgccacagcagtgacaacaccagatccctaacccattgagccaccagggaactccaaggcccttAATTTTTACAGTTATTTACATAGGCTTTCagcaattaaaaacttttgccTTTCTGGCAATAACTGTAACAGTACCATTTACAAATAACATACCACATGTTATATAAGCATGTGAATTCATTCAAAACTCACAGAACATTATGAGATAGATGCTATCATTATcactattttatataagggaAAACAGGTACAGAGAATCCGAAATAGGTACAGAGAAGCTTTCTGACATAGAGATGTTTctctaagatcacacagctaataagagaAGAGACAAGATTTAAACCTAGATGGTAGGGCTCCATTATCTAAGCTCCTGATCACTGCATTATATTGCCTCCTTATGGTTTATAAGTCTCCAACTCTTTGCTCTTTTACTTTTCAGATTTCATCCCCCATCAGTGGTAGGAACTTTGGGAAGTGCTGCTGCCGCATCAAAGTTTTTGGGGCTCAGCATGAGAAATTGTCAAGATGCTCTGGCTATTGCTGTTTCTCATGCTGGGGCACCCATGGCAAATGCGGCCACCCAGACCAAGCCTCTTCATATTGGCAACGCTGCCAGGCATGGGATAGAAGCTGTTTTTCTGGCAATGCTGGGCCTCCAAGGAAACAAGCAAGTCTTGGACATGAAGACAGGGTTTGGGGCCTTCTATGCCAACTATTCCCCAAAAGTTCTTCCAGACCCAGATTCACACACTTGGCTGCTAGACCAGCAGGATGTGGCTTTCAAGATTTTCCCTGCACACTTGGCTACCCACTGggtggcagaagcagcagcatctGTGAGAAAGCACCTTGTGAGAGACAGCACCCTGCTCCCCATTGATCACATTGAGAGAATTGTGCTTAGAATTCCAAATGTCCAGTATGTGAACAGGCCCTTCCCAGACTCAGAGCATGAAGCACGCCACTCTTTCCAGTACGTGGCCTGTGCCACCCTGCTCGATGGTGCCATTGCTGTCCCATCATTCCACAAATGCCAGATTGACAGGCCACAAGTGAGAGAGCTGCTTGGTAAGGTGGAGCTAGAGCA comes from the Sus scrofa isolate TJ Tabasco breed Duroc chromosome 11, Sscrofa11.1, whole genome shotgun sequence genome and includes:
- the ACOD1 gene encoding cis-aconitate decarboxylase isoform X2 — its product is MLLLLTIHSMDFDDTWYPATHPSGAVLPVLMALSEALPPSPKCSGLDLLLAFNVGIEVQGRLMHFSKEANDIPKRFHPPSVVGTLGSAAAASKFLGLSMRNCQDALAIAVSHAGAPMANAATQTKPLHIGNAARHGIEAVFLAMLGLQGNKQVLDMKTGFGAFYANYSPKVLPDPDSHTWLLDQQDVAFKIFPAHLATHWVAEAAASVRKHLVRDSTLLPIDHIERIVLRIPNVQYVNRPFPDSEHEARHSFQYVACATLLDGAIAVPSFHKCQIDRPQVRELLGKVELEHPQDNLPNFDTMYCEISIVLKDGAIFTERSDTFYGHWRKPLSQRDLQEKFRANATKALSCHTVEKLIKIVDNLEDLEDCSVLTALLKEHSLSEMVSKSI